The sequence TCACCAATGCTaatctttaaattttgatttggcAATAAAATCGATCTtcgtaatttattaaaaaaattagaattttcacaacaaattttattatttttattttatttttttaacttttagatAGGAAAGTATTAAATACTCCTGAAATACGTGTTACCACTATAATACAAAGATGGGTCCACACATAGGGTCCACCTTGTATTAGAGGAAGTATTGtgggttcttttttctttagatAGATGTTGGTGATTTAACTTCCATTTTTTCTGTTGGTGGCATATCAAGATCAACTTTGTCAGGAACTCAGGGACCCACAATTCCTCTCTTAACTCATCTTctactctctttttctctttggtTGGCTTCCCATTGGTGGTCATACATTGCATGCACGTGACTGATGCAAACCAGCCACACGCTTCTCTCTCATGGGGGCTATTCAAGGGCTTTGAGACAGCCACGCCACACAACAGAAAGAAATCAGAACCATCTgtcagagaaaaagaaaaaaagaaaaaatacattttctCTGGAAAATCTgaattgcaaaaagaaaaagatgttaCCCCTCTTTTCAAAAGCTTTTAGCTGGGATGGAGGTGGTCcttcttctctgtttttttacatcatgagttttatttttatttttttggccgtCACAATATTTTCAATCTTTACATGCATTAACGTCATGCAATGTGTGTTTTCCAGATGGGTTTTCTTGTAAATGTGTTTGGCATGCATGAAAATATTGGTGCTTTTCTTGTCTTCCACTGCCATTTTTGGTTCAGGTAGTGTATCTTACTTTCTATTTGAATTCTCTTGTCAGGAAAACACTAGGAAATGGAGTCGAGTTGTTGTATGTCTTAAATGATGTTTAGCATAAGATTATACCAAACCAAATGAATTATTTACTTCAAAGAAATTACCTTGAATGGGATAAGCTAAAAAGTCTAAGGGTCTGTTTAGTATGGTTTACTTTGGAACAATAAGTATTTATTGGTTGTTATAAACTTTATTAACTAAGAAAATGCTTTTCAAAATGaagaagttaaaattttttacttCTCAAGAATACTCACTTTGAGTTTAAATGGAAAATTCAAAAAGGCATTaaataaagttcaaaaaaacactttttaactaataataaaatattgaacagctttttaataaaaattcttcttaTATAAGttctgttcaaaaaaaaaaatttataaccaAAAACTTTTTTACATAACCTATAACAAACGAATACAGgggaaaaaattaatacaaagtaATCTGATTATGAATTGTAAAAAAGGGATATATGTTCTTTTCAATCAAACAGAGacttaatatatacattttgattttataatctAATCAAAACCCACATTGTTTAACACTAAAGATTGCATTTGGTCAAGTAAAAGATCAAGGTTGTTAAGATAAAAATGGGATTTACTTTTTATATCCATacgctattatatatataatctatatgAATAAATCTTATgcacatattaatatattacctATCTTGTCAAATCACATGTCAATCAACCTAATCTATATGCTTTTATTACACAAATTTATGCAATCAATATCTATCACATGTTCATATGGATTAAGTCGGTCTCTGTAGATAAATGCCTTTTTAGatctattaatatatatctttGTCTTTCTGAATTATCCAATACTCTTTTAGATTTCTTTCCTTGAATTTAATActcataaaaagtaaaattacaaacacaattaagttttataaaatttcgGATATCAACTATGAAATGGTACTATCACATGGAAGAAAAGACacatgaaagaaaagaaaattaagtagCCAGACAcatggaagaaaagaaaattggaatACAAACAAATAAACTAGTGACATTACACTTTGTAATTAAGGTCAAATAAGTAAGCTTAATGACTCAATTATTGttacaaaataaattgttagattttttttttgttttttattttttttattttgggataAGGGGCTTTTCAGGCTGGAGTAATTAGTTGATAAACCACAAAGGTATCCTATTGAGGACGTCAAAGTTTTATCCATCtaacttttggatttttttttttttcccgcttTATCATCTAACTTTTAGTTTGCTATTCAtttccttttctattttcttttttttttctttttcttttttaatttagttcCCCGGTTTTTGACTTTGAttcacatttaatttatttacgaGTCAATTTGTTGTAATGCAGGAATTGGTGGTCAATGAACGTGTCATTTTCTCTTGCAACTTGGATTccacataaaagaaaatttgcgAGCAACAAGTTTCTTGATTTGGTAATACATGCCTCTATCCTACGTTTGTTTGACAAATTTCACAATAGCATTTTAAATCTGATGGCAATCAAATGTTGTTTGCTGTTGGAAATATCTAGTTTTCATATAATCTCATGAAAATTTTCgcttctgtattttttttttcctttttttcggATACATGGAAATGCATTTTTGAGgctcaaaatttttaaatgctaAAAATCTTTTCCCAGCCTTAAAAAGCCAATTTCTTACATCATTTTCCTTTAGAGCAGTGACGACAAAAGAACAAGAAACCCAAGCATAATCGAATCCAGGACACAAAAGGTTAAACATCAATAGTCATTATTATCTAAATTATTCCCGAAGGCATCTTTTGTTCCATGATTTTGAATGTCTAAAGTTTCACATATGAGATCCAATCTAAAATTgaatgttttattaaaaaaaaaaacccaaaaagaaaaatttaattatgagGCTAAGAAGAGATCagtcaagaaaaagaaaggaagtcatattaaataaagagaaaagaaatggtGACAAATGATTGAAGGAAGGACAAAAGGGAGCAGTGAAATGAGTCCATGGGTATGGGCATGGAACCCTAGGAAGCTGTAGGGAACACTACAAAAGACCATTACCGGGTCCATAGATaagcaagaaaaaagaagaaagggaCCACTGTCTTTTGCACTTCTGTGCCTTTTCTCTGCACTCTAACTTCATCCCAACTGGatattcttcttattattcTAGAAAATACCTCCAATAATTCAGTTTCACTCTATTATGTGCACCAGCTCAGAAAATTCAATTTCCATACAGAACAGACCTCAATAGGTttcttgaaataaataaataatatatatatatataggatgtaGATGGTCTATTCGCAGATCCACACTAAAAtcgatgtttttaaaaaaataaaaaaaaaattggttttggTATATCTATATAACAACAAAGGCAATGCTTTTTCTTAAATGCAGACAAGCCGCACCATAGTaacgctatatatatatatatattcatttagaGCTGAAATGTATAAATTGAATAAACTTTAttcgtattttttaaaaacagaaaatgttttatgtttctttttttcttttttttttcttttttttaactccttTCCCTATTACTAATACCAAACATATGATTAGTGTTAACAACGaatgtttatatatacacacacacacatatatataggacGAGTCTACGGTGCGGACCGTCCGCATGCGGATCTGCACCAAAATTgacacttttaaaaaaaaaatcggctTTGCTATGTCTATGTAACgacaaagccgatgcttttttcaaaaaaacattgGTTTTAATATAGATCAGCATACAGACTGTCCGCACCGTAGTCttaccccatatatatatatatatatatatatatatatatatatatatatatgtatatgtaaccAGATTCATATCATATCATATCATGTCAACCTAATAATAAACCTAATAATAGTAAGTCAACCTAATAATAAACCtaataattttactattagAGGCTCCATGTATAGACACGGGtataaaattgcagaaaaacCTTTGCTCAAAACTCTAGGCAGGTAGACAAACAAGCTAAAACGTGGACATGTTTTTCCCATATGGCAGTTTTACTCTTCAAATAGTTCTTTCAACCCATTTCTCAATCAGGCAATGATAGGCCAACATCATTCTGAACCTATCAATTTTCACTTTTAAGAATTTCAATGCCTCTAATTTTGGGCAGTTGGTTCACAAATTTTCTGAAAAAGAACAGCATTCTTTCTTTCATTGAGTTCGGATGtgggaaataatattttcgagAATATGAAGCAGGACAGCAATTATCATATACTTGACTCAAGACATGAGAAACATGCTTGAGATGCATTTTGCTTTGCATAATCCAAAGTTCAGGCACCACCATAATTTCTCTTGGGGCCTCCATCACCGACAATGCGTAGCTTGGCTTTCATGTTAGggaccaaaaatgttgttttgctCCCATACAAAACCCATACAGCTACCAAAAAATTGAGGAGAGGGCCggttgttttttttggggggggggggtgtggagTTGAGCGGGGAGGGGTGGAGGAAAGCACAGTCACAGATTTAGCAAATCTTAGCATCCAggccaaataaaattttttattcatactaCTTGGCTGGTCCTTGGTGGGGCAATAGATCCAAAGTCTATGATATTGATAGGCTTTCAGGTCCATTCTCAACAAgttatcaacaaaaataaaataaaagaaaaaggaaaagaaaaggagaattATAAGTGTTCTAGTGTAAACCATTTACTAAGTAGAACAAATATTTCTAGTCATTTATCATAATCAATCCACTTGGATGgctttaagaaaataaaaggaaaggtAGGATTTTGGACCTTATGCCCAACCTCATACTCATCTGATAACAGTCCAAGGTCTTTAACTCAAATATGTGGCACAAAGGCCACCATTGACACACAGGCAGCATGCCCAAGACCCTGCTAGAAGATAAGGCATGCATTTTTGCAGCCGAAAATTTGGACTCCAAAACCCAATCTCATCAGAGGTTATCAACGCCAAACCAAATAAACTGCTTTTCTTTTTAGCTGTTTTGACAATTTTTCTactacaagtattttccaactGAAAACAACCCCTTATAATCTTACAACAGAGGCAACAGAGATTGAAATTTTACGCAAGTTAAGCAGCTTAATTTGGACCAGACAAAAAATCAGGACAAAATTTTCTTCCCCTTGTCCAAACAAATAGTCCCATCAAATCTGATACTGACAACTAAATCTGTGGGCTGCCCATAGATCAAAATGCAACCTAAACTTTAAGCTACTCAAAACACCAATGAAATTCTGATGTGCTTGTATAAAAACAAGgggaagattaaaaaaaaaataaataaataaagtataaaaaataaaaataaaaataaaataaataaaaatgtaggAAAAAGGGCAGGGGAGAAATTCTATGGATGATAAAGACAAATTTTGACATCAAAAATGATGAGAGCACCTTCAACAGAAATTTCTGATTCGTATAGTCAAGATAGGGACATTCTATAACAGGCAATGACttcaaaccaaaacaaaaaacaaaatgactTGAATGTTGTAATATCAAGTAATGCATACATAAACAGTACCAgtttctaaataaatttatgccatgccTAACATTCTTTAATAAGGGCCCGTTGGACTAATTTTAATATGAAGAATCCAACGTCATAACCTTCCACTCATCATTCATgaattttcatttgttgcccaaaaacaaaaggggcaaaaaccaaaaaagaaaaagaaaagtggaaCTTTCTTTTGATAATAAATCAATTTGTGGCATATGAGATGTTTATTGTCATCTATCAGGATTAATTGTACAAATTTGACTTACATGTAAGTTCCACAAAAGGAAAGATTTTATGTACAGATAGAAATACCCGGAAAGACTTACCTATCGTAAATCATTTTACTCTTTATCACTCTCTGGATCAGGATTCCCATAAACAATGGAAAGATAGCATCCTACTGTCGCCAAAGTGAGGCCTGGAAACCTGTGAGAGCAGCCTGGTCGTGGATCAATTTTAATGAATGGCCAACGCATGAGTTCAGCAGCTTCACATTCCTCCCAGCCATCTCCAATTACACAAAAACGGACATTTGGGCTGTCAAAACGTTCTTTGATCCATTGAAAACATTGGGGTTTCCCCACTTCCCATGAACTATAGACTGAAGAAATTAGAGACAAGTCAGAAATATTTTTCCAACTTCAGAATACATTCTCAGAGCCCATACTACaggtattatattataatgcaTAAATAAGGCATATTATGAGATTGCTACACTCCATAAACAATCCACAACTCTAAGGTCCATCAAGTCCGAATCTTGCACCAATCTAAACAGGGTTCCAAATGTTCTTGTTCTTTCTTTATATGTATAAGCTAGTGTTTAAGCTAGCATGCATATGCCAATGACTAGATAGGAATTTCAACAAGTATTAAGtgaaccctctctctctctctctcagagaCACATACACTGTAAACATATTCCTCTCATATCCAATCATGAGTGAGGATATGTGTGCTAGGGTTACTAGTATCATTTGTTTAAAAAAGTCCATAACAAAACGAAGTTTAAACACAAGAGACAGTAAACTTATACCGATAAAAGTCAAAAAGAATTCCAGTTTGCTTTTTGCAAAATGTCTATATTGTACCCTTAATATGCAATGAGCAAACACATACTTTCTTGGGGCCGATTAAAACATGTAAAACAAAATGTCATTTACCTAGAAGACAAGCTTCattatttattgaaagaaaaacataaataaactaataaattaaaagtctGATTACTGACCATTTCCATGTGTTATCAAATTGTCAAATCGAAAAAGCATGCATTTTACAAGGCTGGGGATCAATGAGCCAGATGTCACTAATAGATTAATATGTTGACACTTTGAACCAGCAGAGGCAACAGAACTATCTTCGAGCCCAGAGGAACACTCCTCCAAGAAGGCATGAGCTACATAAAAACaaagatcataaaataaaatatttcatattgctTGCTAAATGAGAGAGTACAAAAAATGCAGGCATGCAGTGTCTCTGCGAAGCACATGATGGAAAGGTATGTGTATATGCTATCATCTAGCAATGCGAGGgattaaaaatagaaatcagATCAATAGATAAATTATGGACGGAAGCAACATACAGCACATATCAACTCCATCCACACTGTTGACTCCTTTCTTGTCTGCCTAAGGTTTTCATAGCAATTGGTTCACCAACAATCATAAATGAAGGACAAAATACACTAGCGCTATGTTATAGAACAAAAGCTAAAAAGGCAGTCACTGGATGGTATGATGAGTTTAGAGGCGCAAGGGGGGGGTTGAGAGATAATGAATAAAGAAGCCAAAATTTTGGGATATGTAACTAAGGAGGGAATCACTGGAACCACTAAATGAAAGGTGCTACCTCCATTGAGAGATAATGAATAAAGAAGCCAAAATTTTGGGATATGTAACTAAGGAGGGAATCACTGGAACCACTAAATGAAAGGTGCTACCTCCAGTTATTTAGTTTATACTTCTTAAGAATCTTGATCGACCAAAAATGACAGAGAAAATAACAACACAATAGCATCAATATAGGATTCAATACCTGAGGACAGCCATCTGTCTGTATATTTATCAGTCATATTATACAACTCATCCCACTGTTTTATCATCTCTTGATCAAAAAATCTATGCAAACCCTGAAATAAAGGTCAAAGTTTGAGATTTTCTGCCAGACAGACATAATACCATATCAACCATACTAACTTTCTTAAGCAGAAATTTCAATGCATCCACAGTTCATTACACGCATAAATgaaagacaagaaaagaaaagaatcaaTAAAATGAAACCCTCCCAT comes from Ziziphus jujuba cultivar Dongzao chromosome 6, ASM3175591v1 and encodes:
- the LOC107403600 gene encoding eyes absent homolog, which gives rise to MGESTSVADLKTKGFTKNNMDHKVNVYVWDMDETLILLKSLLNGTYAEAFNGSKDVQEGIEIGKVWEKYILDLCDNHFFYEQIENYNKPFLGALSQYDDGRDLSEYDFNHDGFGPPYDDASKTKLAYRHRVIAHNYKQGLHRFFDQEMIKQWDELYNMTDKYTDRWLSSAHAFLEECSSGLEDSSVASAGSKCQHINLLVTSGSLIPSLVKCMLFRFDNLITHGNVYSSWEVGKPQCFQWIKERFDSPNVRFCVIGDGWEECEAAELMRWPFIKIDPRPGCSHRFPGLTLATVGCYLSIVYGNPDPESDKE